One window from the genome of Chroogloeocystis siderophila 5.2 s.c.1 encodes:
- a CDS encoding isopeptide-forming domain-containing fimbrial protein, which yields MQFIHYFTAIARSKLRQTQAITSFFILLTALGGTNIVRAEGSKQLVSQGGNRPYLEWASGTTANIVRKTLLKVYVKQGEIVNLGSSVHTSFDSQDIVYRSPFGRQNGVCDVLSTGYGFIDTLAKETAGPLPNLGGYTPCSFVATETGIYEVEFHAPNLTGNPAIRTTTATFPTDNTQGSGVAAWDITVRDILGNPKNGRVFTNYVAMNLGGNGIPLNSDFFIQTKDGYRYRTDMNGVDPFGFIFFANSRGYIDKTDNSTLYRTAKADNNALSPFQGNVEVQRPDLPDTVTDITHLIFINRPDPEALIHLGIPTSPVIPAVPTNFKFTGGTGGSGNQTPVGVGGNFSFDVSSSGSYQIIVDTNTDGVYDPSVDRVLQNVANAGSNVVFWDGKNAAGTNLPPRSGNAPYNAQITLRAGEYHFPMLDAENNPNGFVIEMENAPGAFPAGKNKYTIYYNDTNYTTKNGTFVSLDGTGATNPRNAATGIDSSAGRHQFSSNYGDFKGIDTWAFFPSQAVLSNLVITTTNQANVRGRKSVRFLTDADGSGTVTVGDRVEYTITYSNLSPGNTSAINFVINDTLPPQLTFINAAIVSKTTGNNITLNSSYSGAGALTTLVTGTTASNSSTLRVGDTITIRIIAEINSMNSGNPISNQATATFSTADNPSATVGTVLTDADSNGATTNPPTPGSYFFQTADDGINTGNDPTRTDDDDPTLFTVVSPPPKLRLVKRITALNEINFTGFVDYINPSDPRALDDNAPNWPQPKDTYLRGAFNNLSVKPGDEVEYTIYFLSDGGRNSTNVQVCDLIPANTTFIPNAFNNQAPANSSDYGIALGLSATNLPTAPTNYVTNAADADQGRFYAAGTTPPLSCSGSNNNGAIIVDVATSPATLPRAIAPGNPTNSYGFIRFRVRVN from the coding sequence ATGCAATTTATTCATTATTTTACTGCGATCGCTCGTTCAAAACTACGTCAAACCCAAGCTATAACAAGTTTTTTCATTCTACTTACCGCATTGGGTGGAACGAATATTGTTCGTGCTGAAGGTAGTAAACAGTTAGTTTCTCAAGGTGGCAATCGACCTTATTTAGAATGGGCATCTGGCACAACCGCAAATATTGTGCGTAAAACTCTGTTGAAAGTTTACGTAAAACAAGGCGAAATTGTCAATCTTGGTTCGAGTGTTCATACGAGTTTTGATAGTCAAGATATTGTTTATCGCAGTCCTTTTGGGAGACAAAATGGTGTTTGTGATGTTTTAAGCACTGGCTATGGTTTTATTGACACCTTAGCTAAGGAAACAGCAGGACCTTTACCAAATTTAGGTGGTTATACTCCTTGTAGTTTTGTTGCTACAGAAACTGGAATCTATGAAGTAGAATTTCATGCACCGAATCTTACAGGAAATCCAGCAATAAGAACAACAACTGCAACTTTTCCTACTGATAATACTCAAGGCTCAGGCGTCGCTGCATGGGATATTACTGTACGCGATATTTTAGGTAATCCTAAAAATGGACGCGTATTTACGAATTATGTCGCCATGAACCTGGGCGGTAATGGTATACCACTCAACTCTGACTTCTTTATTCAAACCAAAGATGGATATCGCTATCGAACCGACATGAATGGAGTCGATCCTTTTGGTTTTATCTTTTTTGCTAATAGCCGAGGATATATCGATAAAACAGATAACAGTACACTCTACCGCACAGCAAAAGCTGATAATAATGCTTTAAGTCCTTTTCAAGGCAATGTTGAAGTTCAACGACCCGATCTACCAGATACGGTTACAGATATTACTCATTTAATTTTTATTAATAGACCAGATCCCGAAGCTTTAATACATTTAGGAATTCCAACTTCGCCAGTTATTCCCGCAGTTCCTACTAACTTTAAATTTACTGGTGGTACCGGTGGTAGTGGTAATCAAACTCCTGTAGGAGTCGGTGGAAATTTTAGCTTTGATGTGAGTAGTTCAGGAAGCTACCAAATTATTGTTGATACCAATACTGATGGAGTTTATGATCCTAGCGTTGATCGCGTTTTGCAGAACGTCGCTAATGCAGGCAGTAACGTTGTTTTTTGGGATGGTAAAAATGCTGCTGGTACTAATTTACCACCACGTTCTGGTAATGCTCCTTATAATGCCCAGATTACACTTCGTGCTGGGGAATATCACTTTCCTATGCTAGATGCAGAAAATAACCCGAATGGCTTTGTCATTGAAATGGAAAATGCACCAGGTGCTTTTCCTGCGGGTAAGAATAAATATACTATCTACTACAACGATACTAACTACACGACTAAAAATGGTACATTTGTCAGTCTAGACGGCACAGGTGCAACAAATCCTAGAAACGCGGCAACAGGAATCGATAGTTCGGCAGGAAGACATCAGTTTAGCAGTAACTATGGTGACTTTAAAGGTATCGATACTTGGGCATTTTTTCCTAGTCAAGCAGTTTTGTCGAACTTAGTTATTACCACAACAAACCAAGCAAATGTTAGAGGTAGAAAATCAGTTCGTTTTTTAACTGATGCTGATGGTAGTGGTACGGTAACGGTAGGCGATCGCGTAGAATATACGATTACTTATTCCAATCTTTCTCCAGGTAATACTAGTGCAATAAATTTCGTTATTAACGATACTCTACCACCACAGCTAACATTTATTAATGCAGCTATTGTATCTAAAACTACAGGTAACAATATTACACTCAATTCTAGCTATTCAGGAGCAGGTGCGTTAACGACTCTTGTGACAGGAACAACTGCTTCTAATTCCAGTACCTTGCGCGTAGGTGACACAATTACAATCAGAATCATTGCTGAAATTAACAGTATGAATTCTGGCAACCCAATCAGCAATCAAGCTACTGCAACTTTTAGTACAGCAGACAATCCTAGCGCAACAGTTGGCACTGTTCTGACTGATGCTGATTCTAATGGAGCAACCACTAACCCGCCTACACCTGGTAGTTACTTTTTTCAAACTGCTGATGATGGTATAAATACAGGTAACGATCCTACCCGTACCGACGATGACGATCCTACGCTTTTCACTGTTGTTAGTCCTCCTCCTAAACTTCGCTTAGTCAAGCGTATTACAGCACTTAATGAAATCAACTTCACAGGATTTGTCGATTACATCAATCCGTCAGATCCACGAGCGTTAGATGATAATGCTCCTAATTGGCCTCAGCCTAAAGATACTTATCTACGTGGTGCTTTTAATAACCTTTCTGTTAAACCAGGCGATGAAGTTGAATATACAATTTATTTTCTGTCTGATGGTGGAAGAAATAGCACTAATGTGCAAGTCTGTGATTTAATTCCAGCCAATACAACGTTTATTCCTAATGCATTTAACAACCAAGCTCCTGCAAACAGCAGCGATTATGGTATTGCGCTAGGATTGAGTGCTACTAACCTTCCTACAGCACCTACAAATTACGTAACAAATGCTGCTGACGCAGATCAAGGACGATTTTATGCTGCTGGAACGACACCACCATTATCTTGTTCTGGTAGCAATAACAACGGCGCGATCATTGTTGACGTTGCCACAAGCCCTGCAACCTTACCCAGAGCGATCGCACCAGGAAACCCAACTAATTCTTATGGCTTTATTCGCTTTCGCGTTAGGGTTAATTAA
- a CDS encoding Uma2 family endonuclease, which translates to MVYDSWQCLPTSAELPDSDDTPVDNELQNLIPNLLAAILALVWANRSDWFFGVDMGIYYAPGESAIVPDSFLSLGVDRFVGEEGRLSYVLWEEDNKVPILALEVVSKTYSGEYEQKKIDYARLGILYYVIYAPGRGKSRKRQALEVYRLVDGQYQLLQTDEPYWMPEINLGIGRERGTHQGWTREWLYWYDQAGNRLPTPEEVAMQASDRANLAEQRAERLAARLRDLGINPDDL; encoded by the coding sequence ATGGTATACGACTCATGGCAATGTTTGCCCACATCTGCTGAACTGCCTGATTCTGACGATACGCCGGTGGATAATGAACTGCAAAACCTCATTCCCAATCTTTTAGCAGCGATTTTAGCGCTCGTATGGGCAAATCGCAGCGATTGGTTCTTTGGTGTTGATATGGGAATTTACTACGCCCCAGGAGAATCAGCAATTGTTCCTGATAGTTTTTTAAGTTTGGGAGTTGATCGCTTTGTGGGGGAAGAAGGGCGTTTAAGTTATGTTTTGTGGGAAGAAGATAATAAAGTGCCGATTTTGGCGTTAGAAGTTGTTTCTAAAACCTATAGCGGCGAGTACGAACAGAAAAAGATTGATTATGCTCGCTTAGGGATTTTATACTATGTTATTTATGCTCCAGGTAGAGGTAAAAGCCGTAAAAGGCAAGCGCTAGAAGTTTATCGACTGGTTGATGGACAATACCAGTTACTACAAACCGATGAACCGTATTGGATGCCAGAAATTAACTTAGGGATAGGAAGAGAACGAGGCACGCATCAAGGTTGGACGCGCGAATGGCTTTACTGGTACGATCAGGCAGGAAATCGATTGCCAACTCCTGAAGAAGTAGCAATGCAAGCAAGCGATCGCGCAAATTTAGCTGAACAACGTGCTGAACGTTTAGCCGCCAGACTACGAGATCTGGGCATAAATCCTGATGATCTTTAA